From Mucilaginibacter rubeus, a single genomic window includes:
- a CDS encoding PleD family two-component system response regulator, whose translation MIADDDPGIVDAVEIMLDFEGYQVSSTVNGSTLLDMQSEFPDLLLLDIWMSGSDGRDICRELKKRELTKGIPIIMISASRDIEKSAYDAGADDFLAKPFEIDDLLGKIRKHLEE comes from the coding sequence ATGATAGCGGACGATGATCCGGGGATTGTGGATGCGGTAGAGATAATGCTTGATTTTGAAGGATACCAGGTTTCGTCGACAGTAAATGGATCGACGCTTTTGGATATGCAAAGCGAGTTCCCAGACTTGCTTTTACTTGATATATGGATGTCCGGTTCCGATGGGCGGGATATTTGTCGTGAGCTTAAAAAGCGCGAATTAACCAAAGGTATTCCTATCATCATGATTTCCGCAAGCCGTGACATCGAAAAATCAGCCTATGATGCCGGTGCCGATGACTTTTTAGCCAAGCCTTTCGAAATAGATGATTTGTTAGGGAAGATCAGGAAACATCTTGAAGAGTAA
- a CDS encoding efflux RND transporter periplasmic adaptor subunit, translating into MDKEIALEVTSAKRKKTAVIITISLAVLVFAVMLLRGYIKSTITRAEITTAKVEIGNIENTINATGEVLPEFEEIITSPINASIKSALMDAGNKIKAGQSILTLDKSATQTDYEKQKFQLETKRTEISKLKLDLNKSFYDIQSNNDIKQLHISNLADAVENAKRLYKAGGGTRENIEQAELNLKVAQLEKKQLENEIKSKQQTMQLEIKEAEIAADIQQNDLKELQRKLDLANVVATRAGVITYVNKNIGANIHEGETLARIADLGSFRIQGSVSDNVADQVRSGLPVIVRINDDQLRGHVSNVSPSVQNSIISFDVQLDDRANKLLRPNLKVDVFLVTATHNKIMRVANGPAFKGPSVQDIFVLNNGKAERRTVHIGLTNFDYVEIQSGVKAGDEVITSDMSEYKNSKEITVK; encoded by the coding sequence ATGGATAAGGAAATTGCACTTGAAGTTACATCTGCCAAACGCAAAAAAACGGCGGTTATCATCACTATCAGCCTGGCTGTTTTGGTGTTTGCCGTAATGCTTTTGCGGGGATATATTAAATCAACAATCACCCGTGCCGAAATAACAACTGCTAAAGTTGAGATCGGCAACATCGAAAATACCATAAACGCTACCGGCGAAGTTTTGCCGGAATTTGAAGAAATTATCACCAGTCCTATAAACGCCTCTATCAAAAGCGCGCTGATGGATGCCGGAAATAAGATCAAAGCAGGGCAATCAATACTGACCCTTGATAAATCGGCCACCCAAACCGATTACGAGAAACAAAAATTTCAACTCGAAACCAAACGTACCGAGATCAGCAAACTCAAACTTGATCTGAACAAGAGCTTCTACGACATTCAATCCAACAACGATATTAAGCAACTTCACATCAGCAACCTTGCCGATGCCGTTGAAAATGCTAAACGCCTGTACAAAGCAGGCGGCGGTACCCGAGAGAACATCGAGCAAGCCGAACTGAACCTGAAAGTTGCCCAACTGGAAAAAAAACAACTGGAAAACGAGATCAAAAGCAAGCAGCAAACCATGCAACTGGAGATCAAGGAGGCTGAAATAGCGGCCGATATCCAGCAAAATGATCTGAAAGAACTGCAGCGTAAACTCGACTTAGCCAACGTAGTGGCAACCCGCGCGGGTGTTATTACTTACGTAAACAAAAATATTGGCGCTAATATTCACGAGGGGGAAACCCTGGCCCGCATTGCCGATTTAGGCAGCTTCCGGATCCAGGGCAGTGTTTCTGATAACGTGGCCGATCAGGTACGTAGCGGTTTGCCGGTAATTGTGCGCATAAATGACGATCAATTGCGTGGCCATGTAAGTAATGTATCCCCATCGGTACAAAACAGCATAATTTCTTTTGATGTACAGCTTGATGACCGGGCAAATAAACTGCTGAGGCCAAACCTGAAAGTGGATGTTTTTCTGGTGACGGCCACGCATAACAAGATCATGCGGGTGGCCAACGGACCGGCATTTAAAGGCCCATCGGTGCAAGATATTTTTGTACTGAACAATGGCAAGGCCGAACGCCGTACGGTACACATCGGCCTAACCAATTTTGATTATGTGGAGATCCAGAGCGGCGTTAAAGCTGGGGATGAGGTTATTACATCGGATATGAGCGAATACAAAAACTCGAAGGAAATAACAGTAAAATAG
- a CDS encoding TolC family protein codes for MKYLYLILLLTISFGAFGRSDSDTLRLTLQQVVDLAKANSIAAKQAATVRETKYWEYRTYKSNYQPQLALSGILPGYTKTFSQVQQPDGTILFQPIHNDNSSLQLNFSQSITATGGTIFGTTQLQRFDDFDRHNVLYNGIPYGINYSQPLFQFNSLKWDKRIEPLKFNESKQAYIEAQEKIAVDVEGYFFDLLLAQVNLKIAETNFANTQGILKVANLKYELGKVSKNEILQLQLEQINAQKAVGTAKRDMEIATLNLRSFTGQEGDDRIVLIVPKEISKMIVSSEKVLAEAYANRSDAIAFSRRIAEAKRDVAKAKGQNGLTATLTASLGFSNTATNIPDVYKNPQNQQLLQVQLSIPILDWGRSKSRAKTALANQQFTEYAVEQDKQTFKQQIVTQVSLFNMMKEQLVYTASADSIAGEKYKIARERYVLGDLSITDLGIAFRENDQAQRDYVSALRDFWGAYYQLRYLSLYDFETNKKITYN; via the coding sequence ATGAAATATCTATACCTTATATTGTTGTTAACCATAAGCTTTGGGGCTTTTGGCCGGAGCGATAGCGATACCCTCAGGCTCACCTTGCAGCAGGTGGTTGATCTGGCTAAGGCCAACTCCATAGCTGCAAAGCAGGCCGCGACAGTCCGCGAAACCAAGTATTGGGAGTATCGTACTTATAAATCAAACTATCAGCCGCAATTGGCTTTAAGCGGTATTTTACCGGGATATACCAAAACATTTTCGCAGGTGCAGCAGCCCGATGGCACGATACTTTTCCAGCCGATACATAACGATAACTCATCATTGCAGCTTAATTTTAGCCAGAGCATTACGGCTACTGGTGGTACTATTTTCGGTACTACACAATTGCAGCGTTTTGATGATTTTGACAGGCATAATGTGTTGTATAACGGTATCCCTTATGGCATAAACTACTCGCAGCCATTGTTCCAGTTCAACAGCCTGAAATGGGATAAAAGGATTGAGCCTTTAAAGTTTAATGAAAGCAAGCAGGCCTATATTGAAGCCCAGGAAAAGATAGCGGTTGACGTAGAAGGTTATTTCTTTGATCTGTTGCTGGCCCAGGTAAACCTTAAAATTGCCGAAACCAATTTCGCCAATACGCAGGGAATTTTGAAGGTCGCTAACCTGAAATATGAATTAGGCAAAGTATCAAAAAACGAGATATTACAATTACAGCTGGAACAGATCAACGCGCAAAAAGCAGTAGGCACGGCTAAACGCGATATGGAGATAGCCACCCTGAACCTGCGCAGTTTTACCGGGCAAGAGGGGGACGACAGGATAGTTTTGATAGTGCCGAAGGAGATTAGCAAAATGATTGTATCATCAGAGAAAGTACTGGCCGAAGCTTATGCCAATCGCTCAGACGCCATTGCTTTTTCACGCCGCATTGCCGAAGCTAAGCGTGATGTGGCTAAAGCCAAAGGCCAAAATGGGTTGACTGCCACCCTTACGGCCAGCCTGGGTTTTTCAAACACGGCAACTAATATTCCGGATGTATATAAAAATCCGCAGAATCAGCAATTGCTGCAGGTGCAGCTATCCATACCAATTCTTGACTGGGGTAGGTCAAAATCCAGAGCAAAAACAGCACTCGCCAACCAGCAATTTACAGAGTATGCCGTTGAGCAGGATAAACAAACTTTTAAACAGCAGATAGTTACGCAAGTGTCGCTTTTCAATATGATGAAAGAGCAATTGGTATATACCGCCAGTGCCGATAGCATTGCAGGCGAAAAATACAAGATAGCCCGCGAACGCTATGTGCTTGGCGACCTGAGTATTACCGACCTTGGTATTGCCTTTCGCGAAAACGACCAGGCTCAGCGTGATTATGTAAGCGCTCTCCGCGATTTTTGGGGAGCTTACTACCAATTGCGCTATCTTTCACTTTACGACTTTGAAACAAACAAAAAAATAACCTATAACTAA
- a CDS encoding ABC transporter ATP-binding protein: protein MIRLQNIEKVYRTDTIETLALNSVSLDIAKGEFLSIMGPSGCGKSTLLNIMGLLDAPSKGEIRIDDQKTGGMTDKQLAQFRNKKLGFIFQSYHLINDLQVLDNVELPLLYRDTTAKQRRELAAEALAKVGLANRLKHFPTQLSGGQRQRVAIARAIVGKPEIILADEPTGNLDSAMGNEIMEILLNLNRNDGTTIVMVTHDENMAHKTHRLVRLFDGAQVQ from the coding sequence ATGATCCGTTTACAAAACATTGAAAAGGTGTACCGCACCGATACCATCGAAACCCTGGCCTTAAACAGCGTAAGTCTTGATATTGCCAAAGGTGAATTTTTATCTATCATGGGGCCTTCAGGCTGTGGCAAAAGCACGCTGTTAAATATCATGGGCCTGCTTGACGCGCCATCAAAAGGGGAGATCAGGATCGATGATCAAAAAACAGGAGGCATGACTGATAAACAACTGGCGCAGTTCCGTAATAAAAAGCTGGGATTTATCTTCCAGAGCTATCATCTTATTAACGATTTGCAGGTGCTTGATAATGTAGAACTGCCCTTGCTTTACCGTGATACCACCGCCAAACAACGCCGCGAACTGGCAGCCGAGGCACTGGCAAAAGTGGGACTGGCTAATCGCCTGAAACATTTTCCTACGCAGCTCTCAGGCGGTCAGCGCCAACGTGTAGCCATCGCGCGTGCTATCGTAGGCAAACCAGAAATTATTTTGGCCGATGAGCCAACAGGTAACCTGGACAGCGCTATGGGCAACGAGATTATGGAGATACTCCTTAACCTTAACCGTAACGATGGCACCACCATAGTAATGGTAACGCACGATGAAAATATGGCCCATAAAACCCACCGCTTGGTACGCTTGTTTGATGGCGCGCAAGTTCAATAA
- a CDS encoding ABC transporter permease has product MLKNYFKIAIAVLKRRKFFTFISLFGISFTLTILMVLTAFIDKVVGDTYPDKKRDRSLYINRIQESGKDNLQSSTLSYYFLSHYTSMLKTPVKVAISSAFNGTNTYVNNKKIAVNYKYTNAEYWDVLDYDFTEGKAFNSQQVTNADRVAVISEDMKREYFGDAPSVVGKYIEADNVNYRVIGVVKNVPITDYMLYSDIYLPYTVSKANYKDKGYMGGYMGILLANSKGDVQKMRDEYENLMKRVPVERKEFTHLYSHANPFLSAYLDTGNEQHSGVSIALMAISVFVFIFTLLPTLNLININITRIMERSSEIGVRKAFGASSKTLVYQFIVENLILTLLGGVLGVALSLLALYLINNANLIANLELSINFTVLFIGLLVCLVFGLLSGVYPAWRMSKLNVVTALKAQ; this is encoded by the coding sequence ATGCTTAAAAATTATTTTAAAATAGCCATAGCGGTACTCAAGCGCCGCAAGTTTTTCACGTTTATCAGTCTGTTCGGTATCAGTTTTACCTTAACTATATTGATGGTTTTAACTGCTTTTATTGATAAAGTAGTAGGCGATACTTACCCGGATAAAAAACGCGACAGGTCATTATACATTAATCGGATCCAGGAATCGGGTAAAGATAATTTGCAGTCGAGCACATTATCGTATTACTTTTTGAGCCATTATACAAGTATGTTGAAAACACCGGTAAAGGTTGCCATATCATCAGCATTTAATGGTACCAATACCTACGTTAACAATAAAAAAATAGCGGTAAATTATAAATATACCAATGCCGAATATTGGGATGTACTTGATTATGATTTTACCGAAGGTAAGGCGTTCAACAGTCAGCAGGTTACCAATGCTGATCGTGTCGCAGTAATATCTGAGGATATGAAACGCGAGTATTTTGGCGATGCGCCATCGGTAGTTGGTAAATATATCGAAGCGGATAACGTAAACTACCGGGTTATAGGCGTAGTTAAAAATGTACCTATTACCGATTATATGCTTTATAGTGATATATACCTGCCGTACACCGTTTCGAAGGCCAATTATAAAGACAAAGGGTATATGGGGGGATATATGGGGATCTTATTGGCTAATTCGAAGGGCGATGTACAAAAAATGCGTGACGAGTATGAAAATCTCATGAAAAGGGTACCGGTTGAAAGAAAAGAATTTACACACCTGTACAGCCACGCCAACCCGTTTTTGTCGGCTTATCTTGATACAGGCAATGAACAGCATTCAGGAGTATCCATAGCGCTTATGGCCATAAGCGTATTTGTTTTCATTTTTACCCTTTTGCCAACGCTTAATCTGATAAATATCAACATTACCCGAATTATGGAACGCTCTTCAGAAATTGGGGTGCGTAAAGCCTTTGGCGCATCATCCAAAACCTTGGTTTACCAATTTATTGTCGAAAACCTGATCCTTACCTTGTTAGGGGGCGTTCTTGGTGTTGCATTGTCACTGCTGGCGCTCTACCTTATCAATAACGCCAATTTGATAGCCAACCTTGAATTAAGCATCAATTTTACAGTTTTATTTATCGGTCTGCTGGTATGCCTTGTTTTTGGTTTATTATCAGGTGTATATCCAGCCTGGCGCATGTCAAAACTCAATGTGGTTACGGCACTTAAGGCCCAGTAA
- a CDS encoding ABC transporter permease — MFKHLFKLIWNKKKQNFLLMAEMLVSFLVLFAVFTLMVYYYSNYKKPMGIEYQNVWVINYGNAYQTKNIDSLNLYYETLRKTIKSLPQVQEISFVSGNIPFSQQVNESALTFNGKHVNHLNNFTVEDGYKEVLQAQLLEGRWFNKQDAVAKNKSVVIDAALKEATFGNEPAAGKLLGNDNDKDRLKVVGVIQTIKRNGDYVNPGPGLYFRTDTGSFRWLSKILIRVAPGTDATFEGKLYKTMANYMKNSNVEIEHLTNKLKDSNYFALVPMIILGIVSAFLVINVALGLFGVLWYNINKRRGEIGLRRAIGATGNSVSSQLVSESMILATLSLIIGVFFAVQFPLLNVFDLSAGIYIGGMLLSVLFVYLLVLICSLYPGKQAAAIYPAVALHEE, encoded by the coding sequence ATGTTTAAGCACTTATTTAAACTCATCTGGAATAAAAAGAAGCAGAACTTTCTGCTCATGGCCGAGATGCTGGTGTCATTCCTGGTACTGTTTGCGGTATTTACGCTGATGGTTTATTATTACAGCAATTATAAAAAGCCCATGGGTATTGAATATCAAAATGTTTGGGTCATAAACTATGGCAACGCATATCAAACAAAAAATATCGATTCGCTTAACCTGTACTATGAAACATTAAGAAAAACAATAAAGTCATTGCCGCAGGTGCAGGAAATAAGTTTTGTAAGCGGGAATATCCCGTTTTCTCAACAGGTTAATGAAAGTGCCTTAACCTTTAACGGAAAGCATGTTAACCATTTAAATAATTTTACGGTTGAAGATGGTTACAAAGAGGTGCTTCAGGCGCAGTTGCTTGAAGGCCGCTGGTTTAATAAGCAGGATGCTGTTGCCAAAAACAAAAGTGTTGTAATTGATGCTGCATTAAAGGAGGCTACTTTTGGCAATGAACCGGCCGCAGGCAAACTTCTTGGTAATGATAACGATAAGGACAGGCTAAAAGTGGTGGGCGTAATTCAAACCATAAAAAGAAATGGTGATTATGTAAATCCAGGCCCCGGGCTATATTTCAGAACTGATACGGGATCGTTTCGCTGGCTTAGTAAAATCCTGATTAGGGTGGCTCCGGGTACCGATGCAACCTTTGAGGGTAAACTCTACAAAACCATGGCCAATTACATGAAAAATTCAAATGTAGAGATTGAACACCTCACCAATAAGCTAAAGGATAGTAATTATTTTGCGTTGGTACCTATGATCATATTAGGTATTGTAAGTGCATTTTTGGTGATTAATGTTGCACTTGGTTTGTTTGGGGTATTATGGTATAACATTAATAAACGCCGGGGAGAAATCGGCCTTCGCAGGGCAATTGGCGCCACAGGTAATTCAGTTTCATCACAATTGGTAAGCGAATCCATGATCCTGGCTACACTTTCGCTTATTATAGGGGTGTTTTTCGCTGTGCAGTTTCCCCTGCTTAATGTATTCGACCTGTCTGCGGGGATATATATCGGGGGAATGCTTTTATCTGTTTTATTTGTTTACCTGTTGGTGCTCATTTGCTCGCTTTATCCCGGCAAACAGGCGGCTGCTATTTACCCTGCTGTTGCTTTACACGAAGAATAA
- a CDS encoding sigma-54-dependent transcriptional regulator, with product MILVIDDDIAVRTSLILLLKSEGYDSASTGEPAEALKIIRKKAPELIILDLNFSIDTSGQEGMDLLEKIKAFSSTIPVILITGWGSIELAVKGMKLGANDFINKPWVNEHLIQSVKTLLDLQDKKTEHRTRKQLDKTYNFENIVGEDSRMLDILETIGRVASTDASVLIMGESGTGKELIAEAIHQNSLRRNKPFIKVNLGGISTSLFESEMFGHIRGAFTDARFDRVGRFEMANKGTIFLDEIGDLDASSQVKLLRVLQDRTYEVLGSSRTKTVDTRVVCATNKNLNEMVSRGTFREDLLYRINLITVYLPALRERPKDIPLLVSFFINNLKQIYNRPNLSVAPSAMKWLQQLPLPGNIRQLKNLVERSILVSRRDELSIDDFRSQLELSPVKKGNIQLPGVGTLTLEEVEVEMIKRALDHHKNKISKAAAALGLTRSALYRRLEKYQIPYDEAED from the coding sequence ATGATATTGGTTATTGATGATGATATTGCCGTACGCACCTCGCTGATCCTGCTGCTGAAAAGCGAGGGCTACGATTCTGCGAGCACCGGCGAACCTGCTGAAGCCCTCAAGATCATCAGGAAAAAAGCCCCTGAACTGATCATTCTTGATCTTAATTTTTCGATAGATACCTCGGGACAGGAGGGGATGGACCTGCTTGAAAAGATCAAGGCTTTTAGCAGTACCATTCCGGTGATCCTGATAACCGGTTGGGGAAGTATCGAGCTGGCAGTTAAAGGCATGAAGCTTGGCGCCAACGATTTTATCAATAAACCCTGGGTTAACGAGCACCTTATCCAATCGGTAAAAACACTGCTTGATCTACAGGATAAAAAGACGGAGCACCGTACCCGTAAGCAACTGGACAAAACCTACAATTTTGAAAATATTGTAGGTGAAGATTCCCGGATGCTCGATATTTTGGAAACCATTGGCCGCGTGGCTTCAACCGATGCTTCAGTGCTAATTATGGGCGAAAGCGGCACCGGTAAGGAACTGATTGCCGAAGCAATTCATCAAAATAGCCTGCGTCGTAATAAACCTTTTATCAAGGTGAACTTGGGCGGTATTTCAACTTCGCTGTTCGAGAGCGAGATGTTCGGGCATATCCGTGGTGCATTTACAGATGCCCGGTTTGACAGGGTAGGTCGTTTTGAGATGGCTAACAAGGGCACCATTTTTTTAGATGAAATAGGCGATCTGGATGCCAGTAGTCAGGTGAAACTGCTCCGTGTATTGCAAGACCGCACCTACGAGGTATTAGGTAGCAGTCGCACTAAAACCGTAGATACCCGTGTGGTTTGCGCCACAAATAAAAACCTGAACGAGATGGTGTCACGTGGTACTTTTCGTGAGGATTTGCTTTACCGGATCAATTTGATCACGGTTTATCTGCCTGCTTTGCGAGAGCGGCCGAAAGATATTCCTTTGCTGGTTAGCTTTTTTATTAATAATTTAAAGCAGATCTATAACCGGCCTAATCTATCGGTAGCGCCATCGGCCATGAAATGGTTGCAGCAGCTACCATTACCGGGTAATATCAGGCAGTTGAAAAACCTGGTGGAACGTTCTATTTTGGTAAGCCGAAGGGATGAACTGAGCATTGACGATTTCCGGTCGCAACTGGAATTATCACCGGTTAAAAAAGGAAATATCCAGTTACCGGGCGTAGGCACCCTAACTTTAGAAGAGGTAGAGGTAGAAATGATAAAACGGGCATTAGATCATCATAAAAATAAAATAAGCAAGGCCGCGGCGGCTCTGGGGCTCACGCGGAGCGCCCTGTACCGGCGCCTCGAAAAATACCAGATCCCGTACGATGAAGCTGAGGACTAA
- a CDS encoding sensor histidine kinase, translated as MKLRTKYILFVLILHLLTLVLAWFIFIDNKIYFIIAEAFVLISAAVAIQLYRQLVLPLKMLLQGIEAIKDKDFNVKFLSTGKLEVDALIDVYNQMMDELRTERTRQEQQHFFLEKLIHTSPTGIIILDFDDRVQQINPKALQVLAIDEKAVVGELIGELKHPVFAHIKALKSGETLVVKLDGINSFKLQKSHFIDRGFSRHFIMLEDLTAEILAAEKKVYGKVIRMMAHEVNNTIGPVNSIMQSAMKTDQLWAGHDFDPIKDALQVAMDRNQNLNLFMRNFADLVKLPPANKQPVVLQKLVESVVKLMGIRAEEKGVSLSLDLPEEPIKIMADEQQLEQAFINIVKNAIEAIDGNGSVTLAINPQEKKLTITDTGKGISAEQQANLFTPFFSTKKDGQGIGLTLVREIMLNHDFEFSLKTVAERQTEFVVYWG; from the coding sequence ATGAAGCTGAGGACTAAATACATTTTATTTGTGCTGATCCTACACCTGCTTACCCTGGTGCTTGCATGGTTTATTTTCATCGACAATAAGATCTATTTTATCATAGCCGAAGCTTTTGTTCTCATTTCGGCAGCCGTGGCTATACAGCTTTACCGCCAGCTTGTATTGCCTTTAAAAATGTTACTACAGGGTATTGAAGCCATAAAAGACAAAGATTTTAATGTGAAGTTTCTTTCAACAGGCAAGCTTGAGGTTGACGCGCTGATTGATGTTTATAACCAAATGATGGACGAGCTAAGAACCGAACGCACACGACAGGAGCAGCAGCATTTCTTTTTAGAAAAGCTGATCCATACTTCGCCAACGGGCATCATCATTCTTGATTTTGATGACCGCGTACAGCAAATAAATCCCAAAGCTTTACAGGTTTTAGCTATTGATGAAAAAGCCGTAGTTGGTGAATTGATTGGGGAATTAAAGCATCCCGTTTTTGCACATATCAAAGCTCTTAAATCGGGCGAAACTTTGGTGGTAAAGTTGGACGGTATTAACTCTTTCAAACTGCAAAAGTCGCACTTTATTGACCGCGGATTTTCGAGGCATTTTATCATGTTGGAGGACCTGACTGCCGAGATCCTTGCTGCCGAAAAGAAGGTTTACGGCAAAGTGATCAGGATGATGGCGCATGAGGTTAATAATACCATCGGCCCGGTAAATTCCATCATGCAATCGGCCATGAAAACCGACCAACTTTGGGCCGGGCACGATTTCGATCCAATAAAGGACGCCTTACAAGTAGCTATGGACAGAAACCAGAATCTTAACCTGTTTATGCGCAACTTTGCCGATCTGGTTAAGTTACCGCCGGCTAACAAACAACCTGTTGTGTTACAAAAGCTCGTAGAATCGGTAGTAAAGCTAATGGGCATCCGTGCCGAAGAAAAAGGAGTATCGCTTAGTCTTGATTTACCGGAAGAACCAATCAAGATCATGGCCGATGAACAACAACTGGAACAGGCTTTTATCAATATCGTTAAAAATGCCATCGAGGCTATTGATGGCAACGGTTCGGTAACACTTGCCATCAATCCCCAAGAAAAGAAACTAACCATTACTGATACCGGCAAAGGCATTAGCGCCGAACAGCAGGCTAACCTGTTTACCCCATTTTTCAGCACAAAAAAAGACGGACAGGGCATAGGCCTAACTCTGGTGCGCGAAATCATGCTAAATCATGACTTTGAATTTTCATTAAAAACTGTTGCCGAAAGGCAAACGGAGTTTGTGGTTTATTGGGGATAA
- a CDS encoding RagB/SusD family nutrient uptake outer membrane protein yields the protein MKTSIHKYCALLFAAITISSCTKVDVPVETELTPSNFPTTPQQFILASGAAYAQLRGSFAQSYWQMQTLSTDEAIMPARAGGWRDGGRYQQLHYHNWNADLPQVQDTWTWGFGTISTCNRIIATFASSPDNAAKATTIAELRATRAMMFFFMMDLYGNIPVVTTFGSADKPATTARKDVFAFIEKELNEVIPNLSTVVDQTTYGRPTQFTAYAILAKMYLNAEVYTGTGRYNDVVKMCDNIMQSGKYALEDDYLKMFYPDNGPKVKEFIFSIPYDHALAQGEQFSWYSLHPALQAKYGLLYRLSNPCSTIPSYYAQFNDPNDIRTSLWLIGKQYDFAGNPIIIKTTKKGLDASYAGPDPTAPVDYQLTFTPDLTLVDVPTFEVGGDELGKAKGIRNNKYYPDVTATDRNQSNDVPVFRYADILLMKAEAILRGATPTNGETALSLVNQLRAKRKAATWSNVDLPNLLQERARELNWETWRRNDLIRFGKYEESWGYKTDKDVNKRLFPIPSAELILNSKLQQNTGY from the coding sequence ATGAAAACTTCCATTCATAAATACTGTGCGCTGCTTTTCGCGGCCATTACCATATCATCATGCACCAAAGTTGATGTGCCTGTTGAAACCGAATTAACTCCATCAAACTTCCCTACTACCCCGCAGCAGTTTATCCTGGCTTCGGGAGCGGCTTATGCTCAGCTCAGAGGCTCATTTGCGCAGTCATACTGGCAAATGCAAACCCTGAGTACCGATGAGGCTATTATGCCTGCAAGGGCCGGCGGCTGGCGCGACGGCGGCCGTTACCAACAGTTGCACTATCACAACTGGAATGCCGACCTGCCACAGGTTCAGGATACCTGGACATGGGGTTTTGGTACCATCAGTACCTGTAACCGCATCATCGCTACGTTTGCTTCATCACCGGATAACGCGGCAAAAGCCACTACCATTGCCGAACTGAGGGCAACACGTGCCATGATGTTTTTCTTTATGATGGATCTTTACGGCAACATTCCGGTAGTTACTACATTCGGTTCTGCCGATAAACCTGCTACCACCGCGCGTAAAGATGTATTTGCCTTTATCGAGAAAGAATTAAACGAGGTGATCCCTAACCTGAGTACCGTAGTTGATCAGACAACTTACGGCAGGCCAACCCAGTTCACCGCCTACGCCATACTGGCCAAAATGTACCTTAACGCCGAGGTTTACACTGGTACCGGCCGCTACAACGATGTGGTTAAAATGTGTGATAACATCATGCAATCAGGAAAATATGCCCTTGAGGATGACTATTTAAAAATGTTTTATCCGGATAACGGCCCAAAGGTTAAGGAGTTTATCTTCTCTATTCCTTATGATCACGCACTGGCACAGGGCGAGCAGTTTAGCTGGTATTCGCTGCATCCGGCGTTGCAGGCCAAATATGGTTTATTGTACCGCTTAAGTAACCCATGCAGCACCATTCCATCATACTATGCTCAATTTAACGATCCTAACGACATCCGTACCAGCCTTTGGCTTATAGGTAAGCAGTATGATTTTGCGGGCAATCCCATCATCATAAAAACAACTAAAAAAGGGTTGGACGCTTCATACGCCGGCCCCGATCCTACCGCTCCGGTTGATTACCAGTTAACTTTTACGCCCGATCTTACCCTGGTCGACGTACCTACCTTTGAGGTTGGCGGCGACGAGCTGGGTAAAGCAAAAGGTATCCGCAATAACAAATATTACCCGGATGTTACAGCAACCGACCGTAATCAAAGTAACGATGTACCGGTTTTCCGTTATGCTGATATACTACTGATGAAGGCCGAAGCCATTTTGAGAGGTGCAACCCCAACCAACGGCGAAACCGCTTTATCATTAGTTAACCAGTTAAGGGCTAAACGTAAGGCAGCTACCTGGAGCAATGTTGACCTGCCTAACCTATTACAGGAACGCGCACGCGAACTAAACTGGGAAACATGGAGAAGGAATGACCTGATCCGTTTTGGAAAATATGAAGAATCATGGGGTTATAAAACCGACAAGGATGTTAACAAACGCCTTTTCCCTATCCCATCTGCCGAACTTATCTTAAACTCAAAGCTGCAGCAAAACACCGGCTATTAA